The following are encoded together in the Thalassomonas haliotis genome:
- the rrtA gene encoding rhombosortase produces MFSMLKRALFADFKQTLLLPLAVALLAVVGYFLDNFVNGALSDLLVYHSSAIGQGELWRLISGHFFHTNGYHLLLNLGAMTLLFGLHGRYYRFGAYLMLFLLSALGTSIGIYYFAPELKQYVGLSGVLHGVFIWGALMDIKHQDKTGYLLLLGICLKVAHEQLYGASEEVINLIDANVAIDAHLWGAISGLIFGLYSWFSQNNKAKIQGQIKGNN; encoded by the coding sequence ATGTTTTCCATGTTGAAACGCGCTTTATTTGCCGATTTTAAACAAACCTTATTACTGCCGCTGGCGGTGGCCCTGTTAGCCGTTGTTGGCTATTTTCTCGATAATTTTGTTAACGGCGCCTTAAGTGATCTGCTGGTTTACCATAGCAGCGCCATCGGTCAAGGCGAACTCTGGCGCCTGATCAGCGGCCATTTTTTCCATACCAATGGTTATCATTTATTGCTTAATCTCGGGGCCATGACCCTGTTATTTGGCTTACATGGTCGCTATTACCGTTTTGGCGCTTATCTGATGTTATTTCTCCTGTCAGCTTTAGGCACCAGCATCGGCATTTATTACTTTGCTCCAGAATTAAAGCAATATGTCGGTTTATCCGGGGTGCTGCACGGTGTTTTTATCTGGGGCGCCCTGATGGACATTAAACATCAGGATAAAACCGGGTATCTGTTACTTTTGGGCATTTGTTTAAAAGTTGCCCATGAACAGCTCTATGGCGCCAGTGAAGAGGTTATCAATTTAATCGATGCCAATGTCGCCATCGATGCCCACTTATGGGGGGCAATCTCAGGTTTAATTTTTGGCCTTTATTCTTGGTTCAGCCAAAATAACAAGGCAAAAATCCAGGGGCAAATTAAAGGAAATAATTGA
- a CDS encoding universal stress protein encodes MKKILVILEQDQEDQYALERAVLMAEKLRARVHVLICCYQELSWLNNVFGMMENIHIKEKIIEQKELWWQDYAKPYINTVLISHEIIWSKYFVDSILEHCQTHEYNFYVKRGHRSETLFYTPSDWLLLRKSQIPSYIVVEKERKGAGAILLALDFLASSTEKQQLNKKLLEFSRDFADKMAMELHCCFAISPPKVLSDTGFIDPEEYAQKSTALAKETAGVLLEPYQITEQHQHIKIGSSDKVITGLAQKINAGVIIIGSMGKSAMSGKVIGNTCEQVLHISKKDVLVLGL; translated from the coding sequence ATGAAAAAAATTCTTGTTATTCTGGAGCAGGATCAAGAGGACCAATACGCCTTAGAAAGAGCGGTTTTGATGGCTGAAAAACTCAGGGCAAGAGTTCATGTCTTAATTTGTTGCTATCAGGAGTTAAGCTGGCTCAACAATGTTTTCGGCATGATGGAAAATATCCATATCAAAGAGAAAATTATTGAGCAAAAAGAACTCTGGTGGCAAGACTATGCCAAGCCCTACATCAATACAGTGTTAATCAGCCACGAAATCATCTGGAGCAAATATTTCGTTGACTCCATTTTGGAGCATTGCCAAACACACGAATATAATTTTTATGTCAAACGGGGCCATCGCAGTGAAACCCTTTTTTATACCCCCTCCGACTGGTTATTACTGCGCAAAAGCCAAATCCCTTCTTATATTGTCGTGGAAAAAGAACGTAAAGGCGCCGGTGCTATTTTACTGGCACTGGATTTTCTCGCCAGCAGTACAGAGAAACAGCAACTGAATAAAAAGCTGCTGGAATTTTCCCGCGATTTCGCCGACAAAATGGCCATGGAACTTCATTGCTGCTTTGCGATTTCCCCGCCTAAAGTATTATCCGATACCGGCTTTATCGACCCTGAAGAGTATGCCCAAAAATCCACGGCGCTGGCCAAAGAAACCGCGGGAGTTTTGCTTGAACCATACCAGATTACCGAGCAGCACCAGCACATAAAAATTGGCTCCTCCGATAAAGTGATCACAGGTTTGGCGCAAAAAATCAATGCCGGAGTGATCATCATCGGTAGCATGGGGAAAAGTGCCATGAGCGGCAAAGTGATCGGCAATACCTGTGAGCAGGTACTGCATATCAGCAAAAAAGACGTTTTGGTGCTTGGCTTGTAA
- a CDS encoding M43 family zinc metalloprotease, producing MKNKKWLSGSLLMLIIPSLSVSAAEDSFSALSLSSSPDFLRQADDQPGKHICGADDNGQNWPELLETLERELKASKLAERIKSPLTATQALSQAVENDMIARGEGLSDRYYIPVVVHVYGQRYNCDDAEGYCLTDEKIINALNQTNADFQGLNTQDGPVHEHFQSIRDNLNIAFVLAAKTPNGEPSNGIVRYEHEQTGYGGTRVNGQVADDAWDNYKYLNLYIMQDLYGNGTLNNSGVAWYPDVAMSDAGIARVVYNGDYLGINTNENFRSVLTHEFGHWLNLIHTFSGNACSIDGEAFCRLSGDRNCDTPQMENSYLRNNEANCIGQATNTENFMHYSDNYAMFTAGQVSRMKAALHGNARSTIWSNRNLIATGLEQYTSSEQPVWDGTGANLAFDPQGKTVIFQQTGLSGEQDDISRFELAVPEGTQALAFYLDGYSQDPDLYLSKGVAPAPDENGNWDADYISFNAGGNPEIALTTTQVNAPDYHGAIHAYSSYSAAQLRVFSLDDTTLCDGCSRVFLHNENELAAQAGDPVKNYRFNVPEDAKQVVIVVNDVLRGNPDLYVSQNIPFTSTTTGLDGTVNLEAINREDAHCKPQAAKYGVEYCEFASGGSFYVQIDTASSYSQNTLQVYYQTSGSTDLLPYAKIKHQGAELADSPIRFNGESSYDTDGDISEYFWQFGDGEVSEQASPQHSYTETGTYTVSLMVTDNRGNIATESLTLDIHLSGDWDLDGDIDMLDIRSFMVAIQQGQEIPAQFDANQDGEFDVTDVRALQARCSHDRCALQAPAL from the coding sequence ATGAAAAACAAAAAATGGCTATCGGGATCCCTGCTGATGCTGATAATACCGTCATTATCCGTATCAGCGGCAGAAGATAGCTTCAGCGCTTTGTCATTATCATCAAGCCCGGATTTCCTCAGGCAGGCTGACGACCAGCCCGGCAAGCATATTTGCGGTGCCGATGACAATGGCCAGAACTGGCCTGAGCTGCTTGAAACTTTAGAGCGGGAATTAAAGGCAAGCAAACTCGCCGAGCGTATAAAAAGCCCGCTCACCGCCACACAAGCCCTTAGCCAGGCAGTGGAAAATGATATGATTGCCCGTGGTGAAGGCCTAAGTGATCGCTATTATATTCCCGTGGTCGTACATGTTTATGGCCAAAGATACAACTGCGACGATGCCGAAGGTTACTGTTTAACCGATGAAAAAATCATAAATGCCTTAAATCAGACCAATGCCGACTTTCAGGGGTTAAACACCCAGGACGGGCCTGTCCATGAGCATTTTCAGTCCATTCGCGACAACCTCAACATAGCATTTGTCCTCGCGGCAAAAACGCCAAACGGCGAGCCCAGTAACGGCATTGTCCGTTATGAGCACGAGCAAACAGGTTATGGCGGCACCCGGGTCAATGGGCAAGTGGCGGATGATGCCTGGGACAACTATAAATACCTCAACCTCTATATCATGCAGGATCTCTACGGTAACGGCACCCTCAACAATTCCGGCGTCGCCTGGTACCCGGATGTTGCTATGTCTGATGCCGGTATCGCCCGCGTGGTATATAACGGCGATTATCTTGGGATAAATACCAATGAAAACTTTCGCTCGGTACTCACCCATGAATTTGGCCACTGGCTCAACCTGATCCATACCTTCAGCGGCAATGCCTGCTCAATAGACGGCGAAGCCTTTTGTCGCTTAAGCGGCGATCGCAATTGCGATACCCCGCAAATGGAAAACTCATATTTGCGCAATAATGAAGCCAACTGTATCGGCCAGGCCACCAACACCGAAAACTTTATGCATTATTCCGACAACTATGCCATGTTCACCGCCGGGCAGGTATCCCGGATGAAAGCGGCTTTACACGGCAATGCACGCAGCACTATCTGGTCAAACCGCAACTTGATTGCCACCGGACTAGAGCAATATACCAGCAGCGAACAACCGGTGTGGGATGGCACAGGAGCAAACCTGGCATTCGACCCGCAAGGTAAAACCGTTATTTTCCAGCAAACAGGCTTGAGCGGCGAACAAGACGACATCAGCCGCTTTGAGCTGGCGGTACCCGAGGGCACCCAGGCGCTGGCTTTTTACCTTGACGGCTACAGCCAGGATCCGGATCTTTACCTTTCAAAGGGAGTCGCCCCTGCCCCGGATGAAAATGGCAACTGGGATGCGGACTACATTTCATTTAACGCCGGCGGCAACCCGGAAATCGCCCTGACCACCACACAGGTAAACGCCCCCGACTACCATGGTGCAATCCATGCCTACAGCAGTTATTCTGCGGCGCAGCTGAGAGTATTCAGCCTTGACGATACCACCTTATGTGACGGCTGCAGCCGGGTATTTTTGCACAACGAAAATGAACTGGCGGCCCAAGCGGGAGACCCGGTGAAAAACTACCGCTTTAATGTGCCCGAAGATGCCAAGCAGGTCGTGATAGTGGTCAATGACGTATTAAGGGGCAACCCGGATCTCTATGTCAGCCAGAATATTCCTTTTACTTCAACAACTACCGGGTTAGACGGCACTGTTAACCTTGAAGCAATTAACCGGGAAGATGCCCACTGCAAACCCCAGGCGGCAAAATACGGCGTTGAATATTGCGAGTTTGCCAGCGGCGGCAGTTTTTATGTGCAGATAGATACCGCCAGCAGCTACAGCCAGAATACCCTGCAGGTGTATTATCAAACATCCGGCTCCACCGATTTATTGCCCTATGCCAAAATAAAACATCAGGGCGCGGAACTGGCAGACAGTCCCATTCGTTTTAACGGTGAAAGTTCATACGATACCGACGGTGATATCAGCGAATATTTCTGGCAATTCGGCGACGGCGAAGTGAGTGAGCAGGCATCACCGCAGCATAGCTATACCGAAACCGGCACTTATACCGTATCCCTGATGGTGACCGATAACCGGGGCAATATCGCCACTGAGTCCCTCACCCTGGATATCCACTTATCCGGCGACTGGGATCTTGACGGCGATATCGATATGCTCGACATCCGCAGTTTTATGGTGGCGATACAGCAGGGACAGGAAATTCCTGCCCAGTTTGATGCTAACCAGGACGGGGAGTTCGATGTCACCGACGTCCGGGCACTGCAGGCCCGGTGCAGCCATGACAGATGTGCGCTGCAGGCACCGGCTCTCTAA
- a CDS encoding alkene reductase: MTDNLFQPYALNNTLELNNRILMAPLTRCMADDDLVPTQAMADYYGRRTDAGLIISEAVIIRPDAQGYPNTPGLFTPEQIQGWLKVTDAVHKNGGKIFAQLWHTGRVAHPHFFGGGEVLAPSAIGVEGSVPRMRELTYQTPKAVSHQEIAQLVKDYAQAAANAIDAGFDGVEIHGANGYLIDQFLHYDSNVRSDEYGASPENMIRFALQVVDAITGRIGNDRTALRISPGAYFNMAGDSRDRDVFDLLLAELEQRELAFLHIGIFDDSMEFDYLGGRASSYVRANYRNTLVGVGSYSAESASAAIGEDKFDLIAIGRPFIANPDYVAKVRTGEALTAYSDDMLASLV, from the coding sequence ATGACAGACAATTTATTTCAACCTTATGCGTTAAATAACACCCTTGAGCTCAACAACCGTATTTTGATGGCACCACTGACCCGTTGTATGGCGGATGACGATCTGGTGCCGACTCAAGCCATGGCGGATTATTATGGCCGCCGTACCGATGCCGGACTGATCATTTCCGAAGCGGTTATTATCCGCCCCGATGCCCAGGGTTACCCCAATACCCCGGGGTTATTCACGCCCGAACAAATTCAGGGCTGGTTAAAGGTGACCGATGCAGTCCATAAAAATGGCGGTAAAATTTTCGCCCAGCTATGGCATACCGGCCGGGTGGCGCATCCTCACTTTTTTGGCGGCGGTGAGGTGCTGGCACCTTCTGCTATTGGTGTCGAAGGCTCGGTGCCAAGAATGCGTGAACTGACTTACCAGACGCCTAAAGCCGTTAGCCACCAGGAAATAGCCCAGTTGGTGAAAGATTATGCCCAGGCGGCGGCCAATGCCATAGATGCCGGCTTTGACGGCGTAGAAATTCATGGCGCGAACGGTTATTTAATCGATCAGTTTTTACATTATGACAGTAATGTGCGCAGCGATGAGTATGGCGCCAGCCCTGAAAACATGATCCGCTTTGCCCTGCAAGTGGTTGATGCGATCACCGGCCGTATCGGCAATGACAGAACCGCACTGCGCATCAGCCCGGGGGCTTATTTTAACATGGCCGGGGACAGCCGGGACCGCGACGTATTTGATCTGCTGCTGGCAGAGCTTGAGCAAAGGGAGTTGGCCTTTTTACATATAGGCATTTTCGATGACAGCATGGAGTTTGATTACCTTGGCGGCCGGGCCTCAAGTTATGTGCGTGCCAATTACCGCAATACTCTAGTCGGGGTGGGCAGCTATAGTGCAGAAAGCGCCAGTGCCGCTATCGGCGAGGACAAGTTTGACTTAATCGCCATCGGTAGACCTTTTATTGCCAATCCTGACTATGTCGCTAAAGTACGTACCGGTGAAGCGTTAACCGCTTATTCAGATGATATGCTTGCCAGCCTGGTTTAG
- a CDS encoding DUF4136 domain-containing protein: MYNTKKTIIILLLGLFTLLNTACSSRYGDTDLSKRQVLTMTNPQLIIKRSTPLTWYSKLALHSATNPGDEAGEIITYIQGLISNTLLNKGFNVIEQASDSQYQLVAVAMVGNNTANQKILELFKLFPGLAEKESYQQGTLLVAIVDVNRKKAAWRGSVQMLVDPSLPKALRLERINGAVARLLQNLKPHA; encoded by the coding sequence ATGTATAACACAAAAAAAACCATCATTATTCTGCTGCTAGGCCTGTTTACACTCTTAAATACCGCCTGCAGCAGCCGCTACGGTGACACGGATTTATCCAAGCGCCAAGTGCTGACCATGACCAATCCCCAGTTAATAATAAAGCGCAGTACACCGTTAACCTGGTATTCCAAACTGGCGCTACATAGCGCTACCAACCCCGGCGATGAAGCCGGTGAAATCATCACTTATATCCAGGGACTCATTTCAAATACCTTGCTTAACAAAGGTTTTAATGTCATCGAGCAAGCGTCGGACTCCCAATACCAGTTAGTGGCGGTTGCCATGGTGGGGAATAATACCGCCAACCAGAAAATTTTAGAATTGTTTAAATTATTTCCGGGCCTGGCAGAAAAAGAGAGTTATCAGCAAGGCACCCTGCTGGTGGCCATAGTTGATGTTAACCGCAAAAAAGCCGCCTGGCGCGGTTCGGTGCAAATGCTTGTCGATCCCAGCCTGCCCAAAGCACTGCGCCTGGAGCGTATTAACGGCGCAGTCGCCCGGCTGTTACAAAACCTTAAGCCTCATGCCTGA
- a CDS encoding glutathione S-transferase family protein produces MMQLVIGNKNYSSWSLRPWLLLQHFKLSFAELHISLGAADMHAQMAPFCPNYKVPVLLDGPVKVWDSLAICEYINEQYLNGAAWPEDVRQRALARSVCAEMHSGFTHLRASLPMNCRRTPAAVDMCDGVKADIKRIIEIWQQCLSLCGNHTGEQANFLFGQFSIADAVFMPVVSRFHRYQISVPEDVRQYMELMLNLPAYQHWLQAAVHESETIAGAEV; encoded by the coding sequence ATGATGCAACTGGTGATCGGCAATAAAAATTACTCCTCCTGGTCATTACGGCCCTGGTTATTACTGCAACATTTCAAGTTGTCCTTTGCAGAGCTGCATATCAGTTTAGGTGCGGCCGATATGCATGCACAAATGGCCCCTTTTTGTCCCAATTATAAAGTTCCGGTTTTACTTGATGGCCCTGTCAAAGTGTGGGACTCACTGGCGATCTGTGAGTATATTAACGAGCAATATTTAAACGGCGCAGCCTGGCCAGAAGACGTTCGGCAACGTGCCCTGGCGCGGTCGGTTTGCGCCGAAATGCATTCGGGCTTTACCCACCTGAGGGCAAGCCTGCCGATGAACTGTCGGCGCACACCGGCTGCAGTTGATATGTGCGATGGGGTAAAGGCAGATATAAAGCGTATTATTGAAATATGGCAGCAATGTTTATCGTTATGTGGCAATCACACCGGTGAGCAGGCTAACTTTCTGTTCGGCCAGTTCAGTATTGCCGATGCCGTGTTTATGCCTGTGGTTTCACGTTTTCACCGTTATCAGATTTCGGTGCCGGAAGATGTCAGGCAATACATGGAGCTTATGCTGAATTTGCCGGCATATCAGCACTGGTTGCAAGCTGCGGTTCATGAAAGTGAAACCATTGCCGGGGCAGAAGTTTAA
- a CDS encoding IS5 family transposase produces MLRTMLTDAIWQKLSQLMRHSGRVYNKPEHRMTFEGILYRMRTGLPWRDLPSDFGHWNTVFRRFNLWSKKGIIDLLFKCLSKNSDVEWLFLDGTIVRAHQHSSGAASKDNQAIGKSRGGNSTKIHLAVDSCGLPVYFELSGGQINDVSHANSLITHSPQSEYVVADKGYDSEAVRKCSENNGAISVIPRRKNSKKGNEEMDWCLYKYRHLVENAFARIKHFRAIATRYDKLEQNYASMVNLAFAMMWLPMWID; encoded by the coding sequence ATGCTAAGAACTATGTTAACAGATGCCATATGGCAGAAGCTATCCCAATTAATGCGACACAGCGGCAGGGTTTACAATAAACCTGAGCATAGAATGACATTTGAAGGCATTCTTTATCGGATGAGGACGGGCTTACCCTGGCGTGATTTACCTTCGGACTTTGGTCATTGGAATACGGTATTTCGTCGCTTTAACTTATGGTCGAAGAAAGGGATTATAGACTTGTTATTCAAGTGTTTATCTAAAAACTCCGATGTGGAGTGGTTGTTTCTTGATGGGACTATTGTTCGTGCTCATCAACATAGCAGCGGTGCAGCTTCAAAAGATAACCAAGCCATTGGAAAAAGCCGAGGCGGTAATTCTACTAAAATTCACCTTGCTGTAGATAGTTGTGGATTACCCGTATATTTTGAGTTGTCCGGAGGGCAAATTAATGACGTCAGTCATGCAAATTCCTTGATAACTCATTCGCCACAATCTGAATATGTGGTTGCAGATAAAGGCTATGATAGCGAAGCTGTTAGAAAATGCAGCGAAAATAACGGTGCAATCTCAGTCATACCGCGCAGGAAAAATAGCAAAAAAGGTAATGAAGAGATGGACTGGTGCCTATATAAGTATCGGCATCTCGTTGAAAATGCTTTTGCCAGAATAAAACATTTTCGAGCAATAGCAACAAGATACGATAAATTAGAGCAGAACTATGCCAGCATGGTTAATCTGGCATTTGCTATGATGTGGTTACCAATGTGGATTGACTAA
- a CDS encoding TetR/AcrR family transcriptional regulator: MRNAEFDREQVLRAAMHAFMQKGYAKTSMQDLTKATGLHPGSIYCAFDNKRGLLLAALDQYQQDRTAELQGFFSDKGTVLSQLKNYLDSIVSECLNTGVPQACLLTRALNEIASQDEEIQAMITANLGGWQQAITEKFSQAQANGELGKQRDCAHLGRYFVLGIYGLRTFAQTTPETAILQQLADQLFQDVCV, from the coding sequence ATGAGAAACGCCGAGTTTGATCGCGAACAAGTACTAAGAGCGGCCATGCATGCTTTTATGCAGAAAGGTTACGCTAAAACCAGTATGCAGGATTTGACCAAAGCCACGGGGTTGCATCCTGGCTCCATTTATTGCGCTTTTGATAATAAACGCGGCTTATTGCTGGCGGCACTAGACCAATACCAGCAAGACAGAACAGCCGAACTGCAAGGTTTTTTTTCCGATAAAGGCACGGTTTTATCCCAGCTAAAAAACTACCTCGACAGCATAGTGAGCGAATGTTTAAACACAGGCGTACCCCAGGCCTGTTTGTTGACCCGGGCCCTCAACGAAATCGCCTCCCAGGATGAAGAGATACAAGCCATGATCACCGCCAACCTCGGCGGCTGGCAACAAGCCATCACAGAAAAATTCAGTCAGGCCCAGGCCAACGGCGAACTTGGCAAGCAAAGGGATTGCGCACACCTGGGACGCTATTTTGTCCTGGGCATTTACGGCCTGCGCACCTTTGCCCAAACCACGCCTGAAACGGCGATATTACAGCAACTGGCAGATCAGCTCTTTCAAGATGTTTGCGTTTAA
- a CDS encoding winged helix-turn-helix domain-containing protein — MDAALPDLFLFDDWRIDCVQNLAWRGKRRVHVEPKAMMVLQYLAARPGTVVTREELFNQFWPNQVVTQDALNRVMSTLRRAFNDNACHPKYIATVRKVGYKLVAPVITLENPRTKALLELHGGQEPVPGQVLFGRDACSPKGGEYKTVKSFPARYFYLACFFVLSLVIFLGGYTLASYSRETSVPVTAFSIEGGRSELAGYVSGGKYLRYFEKNLAPVETRQPGSRRQRGPGNIGEDETGPGYPAFLNGRKVLAISLKGRISVQLVSGLLPGKGGIYHHLFAYRSRPPGEAA, encoded by the coding sequence ATGGACGCTGCTTTACCCGATTTATTTTTATTTGATGACTGGCGCATTGATTGTGTGCAGAACCTGGCATGGCGGGGAAAACGTCGGGTCCATGTCGAACCCAAGGCAATGATGGTGCTGCAATACCTTGCCGCCCGCCCGGGGACCGTGGTGACCCGGGAAGAATTATTCAACCAGTTTTGGCCTAACCAGGTGGTGACCCAGGATGCCCTTAACCGGGTGATGTCGACCCTGCGCCGCGCCTTTAACGATAATGCCTGTCATCCTAAATATATCGCTACCGTCAGAAAAGTCGGTTATAAACTGGTGGCGCCGGTGATCACTTTGGAAAACCCTCGAACTAAGGCGCTGCTTGAACTCCACGGCGGGCAGGAACCGGTACCCGGGCAGGTGCTTTTCGGCCGCGATGCCTGCAGCCCAAAAGGCGGGGAATATAAGACGGTTAAATCGTTTCCGGCCCGCTACTTCTATCTGGCTTGTTTTTTTGTGTTATCCCTGGTGATATTTCTGGGGGGGTATACATTGGCAAGTTATTCCCGGGAGACAAGTGTTCCGGTAACGGCTTTTAGCATTGAGGGGGGTCGCTCTGAACTGGCCGGATATGTTTCTGGTGGCAAATATTTACGTTATTTTGAAAAAAATCTGGCACCGGTTGAAACTCGGCAGCCGGGGTCACGCAGGCAAAGGGGGCCGGGTAATATCGGGGAAGATGAAACAGGCCCAGGTTATCCTGCCTTTTTAAACGGGCGTAAAGTTTTAGCAATTAGCCTGAAAGGCAGGATAAGCGTTCAACTTGTCTCCGGCCTTTTGCCCGGAAAAGGTGGCATTTATCATCACCTTTTTGCATACCGCTCCCGCCCCCCGGGGGAGGCGGCATAG
- a CDS encoding tRNA-uridine aminocarboxypropyltransferase, protein MSRQYCCQCQRPEKACICHLMTDVDNIPHVVVLQHPSEVGQTKGTLPLLAGSLKSATVLVGEDFCEHEELKQLLEHYRDNIYLLYPSEDALTLGSGQYVAGQAISGKSCIILLDGTWKKAYRIYMLSKVLHQIPHLCLPADLTGRYQIRKTAKKNALSTLEACCYALGIIENNPQKYRNLLEQFVKFNQFQLSFHPGRSGSGISAKEQAHK, encoded by the coding sequence ATGTCCCGTCAATATTGCTGCCAGTGTCAGCGTCCCGAAAAAGCCTGTATTTGTCACCTGATGACAGACGTGGATAATATCCCCCATGTGGTGGTGCTCCAGCACCCCAGTGAAGTTGGCCAGACCAAGGGCACCTTACCTTTGCTGGCTGGCTCACTTAAATCTGCTACCGTACTGGTGGGGGAAGACTTTTGTGAGCATGAAGAACTAAAGCAGCTGCTCGAACATTACCGGGATAATATCTATTTGCTTTATCCCAGTGAAGATGCGTTAACACTGGGAAGCGGGCAATATGTTGCAGGTCAGGCAATCTCGGGTAAAAGCTGTATTATCTTACTCGACGGTACCTGGAAAAAAGCTTATCGCATCTATATGTTGTCGAAAGTGTTACATCAAATTCCCCATCTTTGCCTGCCCGCTGATCTGACCGGCCGCTACCAGATCCGCAAGACGGCGAAAAAAAACGCCTTATCGACCCTGGAAGCCTGCTGTTATGCTTTAGGGATCATCGAAAATAATCCACAAAAATACCGGAATCTACTCGAACAGTTTGTGAAGTTTAACCAGTTTCAGTTATCCTTCCATCCCGGCAGGAGTGGATCGGGTATATCTGCCAAAGAACAAGCACATAAATAG
- a CDS encoding YSC84-related protein, with translation MPLIRKSTAIILTLTYALAGCASMGDGTKAEKQQQILKMKETVLTQLFAKKPDTRAQINAAPGYAVFSNASVNLLLVSAGTGYGVVKNRGSGHYTYMNMAEGGVGLGLGAKDYRLVMVFHHSEAINDFINSGWSFGGHADAAAKAAGKGASVEGEAHYGDVTVYSFTESGLALQATVKGIKFWQDKALN, from the coding sequence ATGCCCTTAATACGAAAATCTACCGCTATTATCTTAACCTTAACTTATGCCTTGGCCGGTTGCGCTTCTATGGGCGACGGCACTAAGGCGGAAAAACAGCAGCAAATCCTTAAAATGAAAGAGACGGTGTTAACGCAACTGTTTGCGAAAAAGCCGGATACCCGGGCGCAAATTAATGCCGCCCCCGGATATGCGGTTTTTAGCAATGCCAGTGTTAATTTATTATTGGTGTCGGCAGGCACAGGTTATGGCGTGGTAAAAAACCGTGGTAGCGGCCACTACACCTATATGAATATGGCCGAAGGTGGTGTTGGTTTAGGTTTGGGGGCGAAAGATTATCGCCTGGTTATGGTTTTTCACCATAGCGAGGCGATAAATGACTTTATAAACAGCGGCTGGAGTTTTGGCGGTCATGCCGATGCTGCCGCCAAAGCCGCTGGTAAAGGGGCATCGGTGGAAGGTGAAGCCCATTATGGTGATGTAACTGTATATTCTTTTACCGAAAGCGGATTAGCCTTACAAGCGACGGTGAAAGGCATTAAGTTCTGGCAGGATAAAGCCCTCAATTAA